From the Microcoleus sp. FACHB-672 genome, the window AATTTTCAAAAAGTGCTGTATAAACTGCATAAACTATGTTAGTAGAGTGTTTTTCCTTGACAACCCCCCTTTATGGATAGGCAAGAGCCGGCAAGCCGATGATAACGCAGTCAATTTTACCGTTTAAATTTTAGATTTTTAGGTTTGCAGAACAATAGCAAGTATGATGTTGTCAGCGCATTTTCTAGCACTTAAGCGGCTAGAAAAACTTATGGATCAATCAGGGTGCTCACTATCTACAACTGACCAGCTAGCTTACCTGTGGGCGTAATCGCTTAACTATTAAGCTGAAACATACACCCCGCACGGGCCTCAGCGCAATTACGCAGCCATTTTTAGCCGAATGGTGTGCGATGACACAACAACCATCAGCCCACAAAGCTATGGTTGGCGCTAGACAAAGCTTCGGAATACTGTAACATTAGCATTACAAACTTAGATGCCAACGCCGGTGATCGCAATCTATCCTGGTAGCTTCGATCCGATAACTCTGGGTCACCTCGACATCATCGAGCGAGGCTGTAGGCTCTTTGAGCTTGTGATCGTGGCGGTGGTACGCAATCCCAACAAAACCCCCCTATTTACTGCAAACGAGCGCATCAACCAGATTCGCGCTTCTACTGGACATTTGTCAAACCTTGAAGTGGATAGCTTTGAGGGACTAACGGTGCACTATGCCAAAATGCGACAAGCCCTAGTCTTGCTTCGGGGGTTGCGTGTCCTCTCAGACTTTGAGATGGAACTGCAAATGGCGCTCACCAATAAAACCCTCTCAGATGAAATTGAAACAGTTTTTCTAGCCACTTCCAAGGAGTACAGTTTTTTAAGTAGTAGTGTAGTGAAAGAGATCGCCAGGTTCGGTGGCTCTGTCGATCACCTTGTTCCTAAACACGTCGCCCTAGATATTTCCAGATGCTACGCCAGGACACATCCCGGATCAATACCGACCGCACAGAACTCAACCCTCAGGATGAATCACTCCAGGGTGGATCAGGAGGGATAGATATCCAGCGCGAACTCAATCGGCTTGAGGAGATGATCCTCGACAGTCCGCGCATTCCGCTCACCAGACGCACGCTCATTGATGAAGAACAGGTGCTAGATCAGCTCGATCTCGTGCGCCTGAATCTGCCTGCGGCTTATCTCGAAGCCGAAGACGTTATCCGTCGCAAAGAGGAAATTCTGGGCCAAGCGGAACGGTACGCTCAGGAAATCCTTGCTGCTGCAGAGCAAGAAGCGACTCAGATTCTAGATGAAATGGGCCTAGTGCGGCAGGCCAAATTAGAAGCTGAGCAAATCCGGCTGCAAGTAGAGGAGGATTGTGAGTTAGCTCAAGAACAAACTCTTGCTGAAATTGAACGGGCACGCCGGCAAGCTCAACAGGAAATTGAAGAAATGCGGAATCGCGCCATAGCGGAGTGCGAAGAAATTCACAACGGCGCAGACGACTACGCTGATCGCGTCCTGAGAAACATCGAGCAGCAGCTGGGCGAAATGATGCGAGTCATCCAAAATGGCCGGCAGCAACTGCAGCAAGAGTCCGCCGCGCCCCATGCAGCTCCAGCACCTCAGCAGCGTCAGGTTCCGTCGCCGCGTCCTCCAGCTAGAAGCTAGGGACTAGGGGCTAGGGACGAAGGAGACAGCACTAGCTACCCAATCCCATCCCCACTTCCTCTAGCCTCTAATCTGGATACCAAAACATTCCTTTGATGCCCTCTGGATCGGGCATAAAGCCAAGATTTCGGTAAAAATCCACAACATGAGGATCAGCGAAGAGGGTGATGTTGCTGATATCTTCACTGCGAAGTTTTTTGATCAGGTACTTCATCAGTGCCTTACCCAATCCCTTGCTTTGGTAATCTGGGTGAACCACCACATCCCAGAGTGTGGCATTAAACGCATGGTCTGAGGTGGCGCGGGCAAAGCCTATAAGACGGCGCTGGGTTCCTCGCTGCTCCCACATCGAAACGACGAGAAAACTGTGCTGAATGGCTTTTTTGACCTTGCGGAGCGGACGTCGAGACCAACCGACGGCATCGCAGAGTTCTTCAAGTTCGTAGAGGTCAATGTCCCGATCTGTACTGAAATAAATCCGAACATTAGAACCGGCACGTTCGCGTAGCATCTCCGGAGAAGAATCGCGCAGCGTCTGGGTAAAAGAATCGCCGGCACCAAAAGGATATTCTTCACTTGGGCCTTTATTAGGAGCCGAAGAGGCGTCAGAACTGCTAAACAAGTTTTTCCAAAAACCCATGCAGGCTTGGTAATGGTAGTACAAGTAAGTTAACGCGCCTAATCCTTATAAAAGGAAAAGGTTTCTCAGGGAGGAAGTGTACCACTTATGCGGATTTTAAGCATCAAAGCAGTGTCACGAACCGTTAGCCGAGCGTTTTGACAGTGACGCCAGAACTTAGTCTGCATCCGAACCGGCGTTCGGTCTGACCAAGGCCAAATCTTCGTTTATCTAAAGTCGGTTTGCCGCTGTGATTACTGTGCGCCAGACATTGACCTTAAATCTGCACATGGGTGAGACGAAATGTTTTGGGAAAACCCCGCTGCAGCGCCCGCACCGTCGTGGATTTGCTGTTTCAAGTTTAACGTGTTTGCGGTTGATTGCACGAGCACCCCAGAACCCAATCCCTCAAAGGTTTTCGCTAAGAATTGCTGGGTGCGGCAACTCGCGGTAGCAACCTTAAGGCCGTTAGCTTGAGGGCGCACCCTGACAGGCGGGTGGAAAAACTGCGCTGGATACACCGGCCTCAACTTTTATAATCAAAAGTTCCCACACCCCTCAATTCAAGAATACGATGAGAAAGCCAGTGCATCATTGTTTTTCTGGAAAGTTGAGACAGATGAACCAGAACAGAGAGTTCTATAGTAGATGCACTGGGATTTGTATTCTCTAGTGCATTTGACCGGGCAAGCGAGTTTTTCCCAATTATGGCTGCGGGTTTGAAATCATCCACACTAGAACTTCTGAAGCGCTTTAACCGGGCGTTTCCTCAGTTCTATGAGCAATTCGTCAGCAGTGAAATCCAACTGCAAAACCTCAAGCTCGCCTACCAGCTCTACAAAACCAAGCAAGCTGTGATTGAGCTGAGACCTGAAGGTAACAAAAGTGCGCTGCATTTTGCCTACCGGAACCAGTCATTTTTACTGAGCGATATTTTTGGCGTTTTGGCTGCCTACGGACTAACGATCCACAGCCTGAGTTTGTATGGCCAAATCTATCCGCCTATGTTGGTTTTTATCAAGCTGGTGGTGTCGCGGGGGGGCAAAGCACTGACGGATAAAACTTCAGAAAATGTCTGTAGAGCCGTGCGAGAGGCACTAGCCGGCCATTTTGAAGTTGAAGAGATGCTGGCAGTGGAATTTAACTTGGATGCCGGTTTAGAAGACGTAGAGACTGAATTTTATGTTGACCCCGTCTTCCACCTGCCGGCTTTGTTAATTGAGGCGGATAACCAACCGGGATTGTTTTACAAGGTGATGTACGCGATTTGGCAAGAGGATCTATTGGTTGTCAATGCGAATTTGCTGGTTTGGCGGGGGCGAACTCGGTTGATTCTATACCTCTTAGGCCCA encodes:
- the coaD gene encoding pantetheine-phosphate adenylyltransferase → MIAIYPGSFDPITLGHLDIIERGCRLFELVIVAVVRNPNKTPLFTANERINQIRASTGHLSNLEVDSFEGLTVHYAKMRQALVLLRGLRVLSDFEMELQMALTNKTLSDEIETVFLATSKEYSFLSSSVVKEIARFGGSVDHLVPKHVALDISRCYARTHPGSIPTAQNSTLRMNHSRVDQEG
- a CDS encoding GNAT family N-acetyltransferase: MGFWKNLFSSSDASSAPNKGPSEEYPFGAGDSFTQTLRDSSPEMLRERAGSNVRIYFSTDRDIDLYELEELCDAVGWSRRPLRKVKKAIQHSFLVVSMWEQRGTQRRLIGFARATSDHAFNATLWDVVVHPDYQSKGLGKALMKYLIKKLRSEDISNITLFADPHVVDFYRNLGFMPDPEGIKGMFWYPD